From the Triticum urartu cultivar G1812 unplaced genomic scaffold, Tu2.1 TuUngrouped_contig_6569, whole genome shotgun sequence genome, the window TAGCTAGTTCTGATTTTTGTACTTGGGTCGATGAACTCCTGATTTCCTCATGCAATCACTCATAAATGATGTATGGAGATCTTTGATTATGAATAAATGAAGCCTTGTGGCTTGTTCCCCAAAAAAGTAGGTAACTGCTTAAGAGTTAAAATACAAAGGATGCTTGTTACAAAAAAATCACTGAGAAACCTAGGATACGTAAAGGATGAAGTTCTTCACAGTATGTTCCTTTAGAAGAAATCATGATAGTAATAGTCTAGGAGATCAAATTTACTGCTGAATAAGGCAAATTGGTGATATAATGGGTAGAGATGTGCTCAAATCAAAACCTAATTTTACAAACCCGCCAGGCTGAAATAGTTTCCCCAATTTCTACAGAGAAGATAAGTATCAACAGATTAAAGAAACTTCATTTTTCTGCAGATCCAAATAAAATACCACTTCTAGGGGATGCCCTTGTTATTGCCGGGACAGTTTGCTATGCATTTAGCAATGTCGGGGAGGTTGGTGATGTATTATATCGTGCTACTGTCAACAATATTGTCTCAAAACTCTAATAAGCATATCATTCCCTCGACTATGTAGGAATACTGTGTCAAGAAGAACGACAGAGTAGAAGTTGTCGCAATGCTTGGACTATTTGGGGTGCTTGTCAGTACAATTCAGATGTATCCTCCTTCACAGTTTATCGGCAGAGAAAACTGCCGTTATCCGTTGATGTTGCTATCTATAGAGTCACTCTTATTCTTGCATTGTTAAACATCACTACATTGTTTTCCGGAGCAAATATTCACGTTACCTTTTAACCTGACAAAACATCAGACTTATATACGAAAGGAAGATCGTAGAAGCAATTGTCTGGTCTCCAACAATGGTAGCAAACTATAGTTTTGGTTTGTCTCTTTATCTGCAATACTCTTTTTTGAATTGTCCGACAGGAAGCTCACTCCTGCTTTATATTTTTATTTTCAGATAAGTTTGTTTGCAGGATACGGCATTGCAGGATTTATGTTCTACACCATTACTCCATTTGTCCTCAAGGTTAAGTTCCCTCCAACATGTTTAATCAGATAGATCTTACATTTAGGAACAGAGGTAGAAATTAGCTACACAAGTAGGCAACGAAGAGAATCTGTCCAGTCAAGTGGTTATGAATTATCTGAATAAACAACGTATAAACATAATCTAAATCGGTAATATTAGCTCATTAGGAAGTATCAGCCAAAAGGCCCTTCCATTTCCCATTTCCAGTAGTAGTTTAGCTCTTTCTAATGACCATGACTCCTGCAGATGAGTGGAGCAACATTGCTTAACCTCTCGCTCTTAACATCTGACATGTGGGCAGTCGCCATTCGAGTATTTTTCTATCGGCAACAGGTGATAATTTCTGTCTGATCCTTGCAACAGATGATAATATGTTGCACTATATGTCACATGATTTAGGTGCAACCAACAGATAAACTGGTTGTACTATCTAGCATTCGCAGTTGTGGCCATTGGATTGATCATCTACTCACTGAAGTAAGTTCGTTCAAGTTGTTCTAGATCCATGGGTAGATATGCGACTCATCGCAGAAACATAACATGCTTAATTGCTTCTGATGTATGAAGTGAGAATTCTTCGGCTGATGCAACAGCTACAAGTACAGAAGCAGCCGCTCACTATCAACAACTTCCAAGTGAGGAGAGCTCAATAGGAAGTGGTTCCAATTTGGACAGAAAAGAAAGGAAGCAACAAGAAGCTCACATCTGTTAAGGGAGCCAATGTACAAAGTCATCTCCACAGTTGCAACAGCAAATTTCTGATTGAGCCTGTGCTGCCACATCCTTGCAAGGGCAGCTGCTCAGGAGAAGCAACATAGACTTCGTGCCATGCCATTTGCGTGTTCATAAGAAAGTGTCTATGTCTTGGTCGACCGAGAATTAACTAATTCTCAGTTGATTTTACAAATTTGTGCATACAAATCTAATACAATGTTTACCATGATATAACAATTTATGCATCTCGTGCAATCATGCTCTCATAGTTTAGAGATATATGAAATCTTGCATGGATCTCAGTGTCAGATCAATGGTCCTTGGTATCGACTTAGATATAACTAATTCTCAGGCGGCTGAGAATTAGCAAACCCGGTCTTTCTCTGTCACACTAATTGATATTTCATGAACTTTTATACTCTACAATGAATCGGCAGGTTGCAGCAGTTTACTACTTCCCCTGCGCACATCTGACATCAGTTTGCATACGACTTAACTTAAGATGCTAGTACTATGCATCACTTTTAGGTGTGAATCTTCCTTATATGCCCAACATGACAGGGAAATCTGTTCTCTTCATCGTAAGTCTATCATAAGATACATCGCACCGGAAGCACTTCTCCTACCTTACTGAAACTCGGCATCTCGGATCACCATTCTTTAAAATCTTCTTCGTTTTAATCTGTACTAATTGATGTTCCTTTGTTTTCTCCGACTCATCAGCCGCAGTTATGTGATCAGCTGCGCAGCTTGAAACATTATCTCCAGTTGCAAGATCGACGAAACCAATTGTCGAGCAACAACCTCACCAGTTTTAGTATGTACATGACAGAAACATGACTCTTTTTTCACCTTCAGGATTTAACATCTATTGTAGATGAATCCACACATCATCTAT encodes:
- the LOC125530803 gene encoding solute carrier family 35 member F2-like isoform X1 codes for the protein MEIRTKDNAWRLLLVLFLGQLVAFSMAACSFASSFIANLGVDAPLAQSFCTHLLLTLVYVPILLHRRHKLRIPWYWYLVLAFVDVQGNYLVTEAYQYSSITSVTLLDCWTVVWAIILTWYALGTRYSFWQFLGAGTCVAGLALVLLSDAKTPDAQDPNKIPLLGDALVIAGTVCYAFSNVGEEYCVKKNDRVEVVAMLGLFGVLVSTIQILIYERKIVEAIVWSPTMISLFAGYGIAGFMFYTITPFVLKMSGATLLNLSLLTSDMWAVAIRVFFYRQQINWLYYLAFAVVAIGLIIYSLNENSSADATATSTEAAAHYQQLPSEESSIGSGSNLDRKERKQQEAHIC